The following proteins are co-located in the Macrobrachium rosenbergii isolate ZJJX-2024 chromosome 28, ASM4041242v1, whole genome shotgun sequence genome:
- the LOC136854198 gene encoding LYR motif-containing protein 2 encodes MFIASNVCSKLPQSAMSLKQFMLRREAILLYRNILRQAQRLPDKNQRKEIRDWTRAEFEMHRHQEKEEVIKQLIFQGKKQLEQLEITVKLANS; translated from the exons ATGTTTATAGCAAGTAACGTTTGTTCCAAATTACCTCAAAGCGCCATGTCTCTAAAGCAG tttatgCTGCGTAGAGAAGCAATCTTATTATACAGAAACATTCTTAGGCAAGCCCAACGTCTTCCAGATAAAAATCAGCGCAAAGAAATAAGGGATTGGACTCGTGCTGAATTTGAAATGCACAGACATCAAGAAAAGGAG GAAGTTATCAAGCAGTTAATTTTCCAAGGGAAGAAGCAGTTAGAACAATTAGAAATAACTGTTAAACTAGCAAATTCAtag